Proteins encoded together in one Coffea arabica cultivar ET-39 chromosome 2c, Coffea Arabica ET-39 HiFi, whole genome shotgun sequence window:
- the LOC113724944 gene encoding reticulon-like protein B2, with translation MAEHAGEHDSVVETVKEKITEKFHSHDSSSSDSDDDSKDKKPPSKDIKAKIYRLFGREKPVHKVLGGGKPADVFLWRDKKISASVLGVVTAIWVLFELLEYYLLTLVCHILILALAVLFLWSNASTFINKSPPQFPEVILPEDIVLGVASALRIEVNRALAALREIASGRDLKKFLAVIAGLWVFSILGSCCNFLTLFYISFILLHTVPVLYEKYEDQVDSFAEKAEAEIKKQYAVFNAKVLSKIPRGPLKDKKFV, from the exons ATGGCCGAACATGCTGGTGAACACGATTCAGTAGTCGAAACTGTGAAGGAGAAGATCACTGAGAAATTTCACAGTCACGATTCTTCCTCCTCAGATTCCGATGACGATAGTAAGGATAAGAAGCCGCCGTCCAAAGATATCAAGGCCAAGATCTATCGCCTCTTCGGCCGTGAGAAGCCCGTTCATAAGGTCCTAGGCGGCGGTAAAC CCGCTGATGTTTTCCTTTGGAGGGATAAGAAGATTTCTGCTAGTGTGCTCGGTGTTGTGACAGCAATTTGGGTGCTTTTTGAATTGCTTGAATACTACTTGCTCACTCTAGTTTGCCACATTCTGATTCTTGCACTAGCAGTCCTGTTTCTTTGGTCAAATGCTTCCACCTTCATTAACAA GTCACCACCACAATTTCCAGAAGTCATTCTTCCTGAAGACATAGTTCTGGGTGTGGCTTCTGCTCTTAGAATTGAAGTCAATAGAGCACTTGCTGCCCTACGTGAAATTGCATCTGGGAGAGATTTGAAAAAATTCCTTGCA GTGATTGCTGGCTTGTGGGTATTTTCAATTCTTGGGAGTTGCTGCAATTTCCTGACCTTGTTTTACATAT CATTCATTCTGCTGCACACAGTGCCCGTCCTCTATGAGAAATATGAGGATCAAGTTGATTCCTTTGCTGAGAAAGCTGAGGCAGAGATCAAGAAGCAGTATGCTGTTTTCAACGCCAAGGTATTGAGCAAAATTCCAAGAGGTCCCCTGAAAGACAAAAAGTTTGTCTAG